ACGGCATCGGCCTGCTCGTCCGTGCGGATCAGGTCGGCATCGTCATACACGGGGACGCCCTGGGTCGGGAACGGAGCGCCGAGCTGGAAGACGGGCACCAGGGGTTGCCCGGCGATGGTGAAGACGGTGGCAAATTGAGGATGCAGGTGCGCGACGCAGTGGACGTCTGGGCGTGCTGCGTAGAGACGGGTGTGGATGGGGACTTCGGCAGGGGGATCGGCTTCGCCGGCGAGGGGACGCCCGCGGAGGTCCACCGCCACAATATTCTCGGCGCGGACGGCGCTCCGACTTGTCTGACGGTCGTTGATGAGCACGTGATCCGTCCCCTCCAGCCGGGCACTCATGTGCCCGTTGAAATCCATCAGGCCTTCGGCCGTCAACAGCCGGATGGCGGACGCGAGGGTGGATTTCACGGCATGAGGGTCGCGCATCTCACGTTTCCTCTCTTGTGAGCTTCCCCGCGGGCCTTTGAATGTCGGGCACGAAGAGGAGGGCCGCGTTTGCGACCAGCACCGTCCCGGCGATCACATAGAAGATCGACAACAGTCCGTAACGGTCCGCAAGGTATCCCCCGACGATCGGCATCGCAGTGGGCAGCAGGGCCTGGGTGGTGAACAATATTCCAACGGCGGTGCCCTCGTATTCGCGCGGGACGACGCCGATCGCCCACCGGAAGATCGCCGGACGCATCGAGTAGACAAAGAATCCGAGCAGCGCGAGCGCGGCGACAAACACCGCGCCCAGGTGGAGCGCGGCAAAGCCCAGCACGACGACGCTCGTGGTGAACATCCCCGCCGTGGCGACGCGCTTCGGTCCCAGGCGATCCGAAAGGGTGCCCGCAATCGGGGTCGCGACCATCCCGGATGCCTGGACGACCGCCAGGTAGAGACCCATCAGCGCCGCCGGCACGTGGAGCTCGTTCAAAAGGTACAGCGGGAGAAACGTGCTCAAGCCAAGCTGCGTCATCGCGCGGACGCCCGACACCATCGCCAGGACCATCAAACGCCCGTTGCTGAGGAGCACACGCAGTCCCTTCGCGTAGTCAGTCAACGTGCGGGTGGGCGGAGGGGGCACGCTGCGCTGCCGGTTGACGTGGAGCATCATCCGCATGATGACCAGCGTCAAGAGCAGACCCACGGCGACGATGATGAGGAGGGTGCGGCGCCAGTTGAGCGCGGCCAGAAGAAACCCGGCCGCCAGCGGCGTCAGGGTGTCCCCGAGGTTCGCCCCCA
This is a stretch of genomic DNA from bacterium. It encodes these proteins:
- a CDS encoding class II aldolase/adducin family protein, whose product is MRDPHAVKSTLASAIRLLTAEGLMDFNGHMSARLEGTDHVLINDRQTSRSAVRAENIVAVDLRGRPLAGEADPPAEVPIHTRLYAARPDVHCVAHLHPQFATVFTIAGQPLVPVFQLGAPFPTQGVPVYDDADLIRTDEQADAVARTLGSGRAVLLRGHGAVVVGEDVETCFTTSIWLEENAKKLLWASLLGTPRVFTEEEARRIRASLWERKILLKTWDHYIGKGRREGII
- a CDS encoding MFS transporter, with the translated sequence MNAVLEGVWRYVPKPDRTNTGMWAIGAGHAMTHSYSAAFYLLLPFLAKDLGLTYSQVGLIISLRQFMSTVVNLPAGMVVDTLGKRSLFMSLALAWAAVPYLFIGLTSSYTVMLVSMGVVGIGNFLWHPAAITALSEMYPTRRGYGLALHELGANLGDTLTPLAAGFLLAALNWRRTLLIIVAVGLLLTLVIMRMMLHVNRQRSVPPPPTRTLTDYAKGLRVLLSNGRLMVLAMVSGVRAMTQLGLSTFLPLYLLNELHVPAALMGLYLAVVQASGMVATPIAGTLSDRLGPKRVATAGMFTTSVVVLGFAALHLGAVFVAALALLGFFVYSMRPAIFRWAIGVVPREYEGTAVGILFTTQALLPTAMPIVGGYLADRYGLLSIFYVIAGTVLVANAALLFVPDIQRPAGKLTREET